A region of Phycisphaerae bacterium DNA encodes the following proteins:
- a CDS encoding bifunctional hydroxymethylpyrimidine kinase/phosphomethylpyrimidine kinase — protein sequence MCSHVPQLTDAIRLLSGAKVGIVGDLVADLYVSGRSDRVSREAPVLIVCHEDEWLRPGGAANVAANVAALGGIAHLVGLVGDDDPGRRLLASLSESGAVRCGMVVVTRGRDTITKTRFLAGAKLTSRQQVLRLDRQPADPPDDRLLADLRARVERVDAEVDAWVASDYGYGSFDEPLRVLLRKIAERKPVVADSRWELAKFTGMSVIKPNEEEAEVVARQLGLQAGEVAMLAAALAARLEARSALVTLGNQGMVLVTEGRTVRIPASGSDEIVDLTGAGDSVAATLTAALAGGADIETAARLANHAGGVVVMKEGAATVSPAELAAAVNRSSAAG from the coding sequence ATGTGTTCCCATGTACCGCAACTGACTGATGCGATTCGGCTTTTGTCTGGCGCGAAGGTCGGCATCGTGGGCGATCTGGTCGCGGACCTCTATGTCAGCGGCCGGAGTGACCGTGTTTCGCGCGAGGCCCCGGTGCTCATCGTTTGCCACGAGGATGAGTGGCTTCGCCCGGGTGGGGCGGCGAACGTGGCGGCGAATGTGGCCGCGCTTGGAGGAATCGCTCATCTGGTTGGGCTTGTCGGCGACGACGATCCCGGACGGCGGCTCTTGGCTTCGCTGAGTGAATCCGGGGCGGTGCGATGCGGCATGGTCGTGGTGACTCGCGGCCGTGATACGATCACCAAGACTCGTTTTCTGGCGGGTGCGAAGCTCACTTCCCGGCAGCAGGTCCTGCGGCTGGACCGCCAGCCGGCTGATCCTCCGGACGATCGCCTTTTGGCCGATCTGCGCGCCCGTGTCGAGCGTGTCGATGCCGAGGTTGATGCGTGGGTGGCCAGCGACTACGGCTACGGCAGCTTTGATGAGCCGCTGCGGGTGCTGTTGCGGAAGATCGCCGAGCGGAAGCCGGTGGTAGCGGACTCGCGGTGGGAACTGGCCAAGTTCACCGGTATGTCGGTCATCAAGCCGAACGAGGAGGAAGCCGAGGTGGTCGCCCGGCAGTTGGGCCTGCAGGCCGGCGAGGTGGCGATGCTGGCGGCCGCGTTGGCCGCGCGGCTGGAGGCACGATCGGCATTGGTGACGCTGGGTAACCAGGGGATGGTTCTGGTGACGGAGGGGCGGACGGTTCGCATTCCGGCCAGCGGCAGCGACGAGATTGTGGATCTGACCGGGGCGGGTGATTCGGTGGCGGCGACGTTGACGGCTGCCCTGGCCGGTGGTGCGGACATCGAGACTGCTGCTCGTCTGGCGAATCATGCGGGCGGTGTTGTGGTGATGAAAGAAGGCGCGGCGACGGTTTCGCCGGCGGAGCTGGCGGCCGCGGTGAATCGCTCCAGTGCAGCGGGATGA
- a CDS encoding uroporphyrinogen-III decarboxylase-like protein, with product MPPSLNHLPIPRPDVNRLKAVLQRRPIGVIPLVELAIAEEVLATVKGEPLIPLPPGSDRSQIRAGIRDRLTLWQALGYDYYRVRAEIPFQVETLGAADTASPGKGSRQWANEHQGAIRSADDLERYPWPEPAAMDFRHAEAATACLPDGMGLIGFSGGVLEWSSNLLGLEGLMMMLYDQPELVRAVVDRVGQTILNAFSILCEMDQVFAIWLGDDMGFKTATLIRPEHLREYILPWHKKYAELAHRTGRLFLLHSCGHIDAIMPDLLDSVKIDAKHSFEDVIVPVEEFQRRWGSRVALLGGVDVDLLSRRTPEDVRCRTLEILEACAPTGGYACGSGNSITNYVPPANYLAMIETVHRFNGRI from the coding sequence ATGCCTCCCTCCCTGAATCACCTCCCGATACCCCGGCCTGATGTCAACCGCCTCAAGGCCGTTCTGCAGCGTCGCCCGATCGGCGTTATCCCGCTGGTCGAGCTGGCCATCGCCGAAGAGGTGCTCGCCACGGTCAAAGGTGAACCGCTCATTCCCCTGCCGCCGGGCTCGGACCGGTCTCAAATCCGGGCCGGAATCCGCGACCGCCTCACCCTGTGGCAGGCCCTTGGCTATGACTACTATCGAGTCCGGGCGGAGATCCCTTTCCAGGTCGAGACCTTGGGAGCGGCGGACACCGCCTCTCCGGGGAAAGGCAGCCGTCAGTGGGCCAACGAGCATCAGGGAGCCATTCGCTCGGCGGATGACCTGGAACGCTATCCCTGGCCTGAGCCGGCTGCCATGGACTTCCGCCACGCGGAGGCGGCCACGGCCTGCCTGCCCGACGGCATGGGGCTGATCGGCTTCTCCGGCGGAGTCCTCGAGTGGAGCAGCAATCTGCTGGGGCTCGAGGGCCTGATGATGATGCTCTACGACCAGCCGGAACTCGTCCGCGCCGTCGTCGACCGGGTGGGACAGACCATCCTGAACGCCTTCTCGATTCTCTGCGAGATGGACCAGGTGTTCGCCATCTGGCTGGGCGACGACATGGGCTTCAAGACCGCAACACTCATCCGTCCCGAACACCTCCGCGAGTACATCCTGCCGTGGCACAAGAAGTACGCGGAACTCGCCCATCGGACCGGCCGCCTCTTCCTGCTGCACAGCTGCGGGCACATCGACGCAATCATGCCCGACCTGCTGGACAGCGTGAAGATCGATGCCAAGCACAGCTTCGAGGATGTGATCGTCCCCGTCGAGGAGTTCCAGCGCCGCTGGGGATCGAGGGTCGCCCTCCTGGGCGGCGTGGACGTCGACCTGCTGAGCCGTCGCACGCCGGAGGACGTCCGCTGCCGCACGCTCGAGATCCTCGAAGCCTGCGCCCCGACCGGCGGCTATGCCTGCGGCTCTGGGAACTCGATTACCAACTACGTGCCCCCGGCCAACTACCTGGCGATGATCGAAACCGTACACCGATTCAACGGGCGGATATGA
- a CDS encoding adenylyltransferase/cytidyltransferase family protein, whose protein sequence is MSRIIIDHQELRRAADALRAEGRRIVFANGAFDLLHVGHIRYLQGAAAEGDVLVVGVNSDESIKKYKDPRRPLQPLAERMEIVAALGCVDIVTWFDEPTCDAILELVLPAVHAKGPDYTPENLPEYPTLRRLGIRLANVGGPKDRSSTELIGRMHDRSAS, encoded by the coding sequence GTGAGTCGGATCATCATCGATCATCAGGAGCTGAGACGTGCTGCCGATGCTCTCCGCGCCGAGGGCAGGCGGATCGTGTTTGCCAATGGGGCGTTCGATCTCCTGCACGTCGGGCATATTCGTTACCTGCAGGGGGCGGCCGCCGAAGGGGACGTGCTCGTCGTCGGGGTGAACAGCGACGAGTCGATCAAGAAGTACAAGGATCCCCGGCGCCCCTTGCAGCCGCTGGCCGAGCGGATGGAGATCGTGGCGGCACTGGGCTGCGTCGATATCGTCACCTGGTTCGACGAGCCGACCTGTGACGCGATACTGGAGCTGGTGCTTCCGGCCGTTCATGCCAAGGGGCCCGACTACACCCCGGAGAACCTGCCGGAGTATCCCACGCTGCGCCGACTAGGCATTCGGCTGGCCAATGTGGGTGGTCCTAAGGATCGCTCATCGACGGAGTTGATCGGTCGGATGCACGACCGGTCGGCATCCTGA
- a CDS encoding PAS domain S-box protein produces the protein MTASAEVVAGVRSIERWGIVIWGLAGLVVLLLTWRSNELLFHSVAGLLAMTAAASVFLIAWNSRELGDDGFLLFLGTSYLGIASLDVLNTLSHPGLGVFAGYPDDMCRQLRVASSGLNGCALLIAPWFLHSRPRPWALLLAIGAVVVATLILIFGLRVFPYCGPASSGGVSFRRMTVLVILAMLGGAMLHLRRSRKHLDRRFRRPFAAAVLVALGAEVCFAIIDSVTMEAGRARALAGFLGHVLRIGSYCLVCRAVIESGLRKPFGILFHRLKESEERLRYIIKYDPSAIAVYDKDLRYLYVSDRYLRDHRIEREDIIGLHRHDVFPESPRRWVDAHQRCLSGNIERSEEDQLVHSDGSVDYVRWEFRPWHDAQGQIGGMIAYTEVITERRLAEQRLRESEKRYRGLFSSMREGFGLHEILCDEGGVAVDYRFLEVNEAFESITGLKAAETVGKTVLEVLPHTDSYWIDTYGRVALTGQPVTFEHAASDLGKYFQVTAFSPKPGQFATIFLDITDRKRSEEELSRYQHHLKELVEQRTQELEESREHLRRHERLASIGTLVAGIAHEINNPIGGVLLAAQNVQRLAAKPEHAAAVDACVGDIVQSAERCREIIRDLMSFARQRPTRKKPGDVNACVHRSARLTEPYIRDQGGTLRLELAEHLPHVPLNPLAVEQALVNLMRNAAESGNKGLLVTVRTELTDWSVRVTVSDNGRGISDEQLKHVFDPFFTTRLARGGTGLGLSIVHGIITEQGGIIDVHSRLGSGTMFTIDLPLAIQDLGEEGHGQGPCC, from the coding sequence ATGACTGCCTCTGCCGAGGTCGTGGCCGGTGTCCGTTCCATCGAGCGGTGGGGGATTGTGATTTGGGGACTGGCCGGCCTGGTCGTTCTTTTGTTGACGTGGCGGTCCAACGAATTGCTCTTTCACAGTGTGGCCGGCCTGCTGGCCATGACCGCGGCGGCCAGCGTGTTCCTCATCGCCTGGAATTCGCGCGAGCTTGGGGATGACGGCTTCCTTCTGTTCCTTGGGACGTCCTATCTGGGGATAGCGAGCCTCGATGTGCTGAATACGCTGAGCCATCCGGGCCTGGGTGTCTTCGCCGGCTATCCGGACGACATGTGCCGCCAGCTTCGGGTGGCGTCATCCGGCCTGAACGGGTGCGCGTTGCTGATCGCTCCCTGGTTCCTGCATTCTCGCCCCCGGCCATGGGCCTTGCTGCTCGCGATCGGGGCCGTTGTCGTGGCCACACTGATTCTGATCTTCGGTCTTCGGGTTTTTCCATATTGCGGTCCCGCGAGCTCGGGTGGTGTCTCCTTCCGGCGAATGACTGTCCTGGTGATCCTCGCGATGCTGGGCGGTGCCATGCTGCACCTGCGGCGATCCAGAAAGCACCTGGACCGGAGATTCCGCCGGCCGTTTGCGGCTGCCGTACTCGTCGCCTTGGGGGCGGAGGTTTGCTTCGCGATCATCGACAGTGTCACGATGGAAGCGGGAAGAGCCAGAGCCCTGGCCGGCTTTCTCGGCCACGTCCTGAGGATCGGGTCGTATTGCCTGGTCTGCCGGGCGGTGATCGAGAGCGGTCTGCGCAAGCCCTTCGGGATCCTCTTTCACCGGCTGAAGGAGAGCGAAGAGCGGCTCCGCTACATCATCAAGTACGATCCGAGTGCCATCGCGGTCTACGACAAGGATCTGCGGTACCTCTATGTCAGCGATCGGTATCTGCGTGACCACCGGATCGAGCGGGAGGACATTATCGGCCTGCATCGCCACGATGTCTTTCCGGAGAGCCCGCGGCGATGGGTCGATGCCCACCAGCGATGCCTTTCCGGCAACATCGAGCGTTCGGAGGAGGATCAACTGGTGCACTCGGACGGCTCGGTGGACTATGTGCGCTGGGAGTTTCGGCCCTGGCATGATGCCCAGGGGCAGATCGGCGGGATGATCGCCTACACCGAGGTGATCACCGAGCGGAGGCTGGCCGAACAGCGGCTGCGGGAGTCGGAGAAGCGGTATCGGGGTTTGTTCAGCAGCATGCGCGAGGGCTTCGGGCTTCACGAGATCCTATGCGACGAGGGCGGAGTGGCGGTCGACTATCGGTTCCTGGAGGTGAATGAGGCCTTTGAGTCGATCACCGGCCTGAAGGCCGCCGAGACCGTCGGCAAGACCGTGCTGGAAGTCCTGCCGCACACCGACTCCTACTGGATCGACACCTACGGGCGAGTGGCCCTGACCGGTCAGCCCGTGACTTTCGAGCACGCCGCAAGCGACCTGGGCAAGTACTTTCAGGTGACCGCCTTCAGCCCGAAGCCGGGCCAGTTTGCCACCATTTTCCTAGATATTACCGACCGAAAGAGGTCCGAAGAGGAGCTGAGCCGATACCAGCATCACCTGAAGGAACTGGTGGAGCAGCGCACCCAGGAACTGGAGGAGTCGCGCGAGCACTTGCGCCGCCACGAAAGGCTGGCGTCCATCGGCACGCTCGTCGCGGGTATCGCCCACGAAATCAACAACCCGATCGGGGGTGTGTTGCTCGCGGCTCAGAACGTTCAGCGGCTGGCGGCCAAGCCCGAGCACGCCGCCGCGGTCGACGCTTGTGTAGGTGATATTGTCCAGAGCGCGGAACGCTGCCGGGAGATCATCCGGGACCTGATGAGCTTCGCCCGTCAGCGGCCGACGCGCAAGAAGCCGGGTGATGTCAACGCCTGTGTGCATCGCTCCGCCCGGCTCACAGAACCGTACATCAGAGATCAGGGAGGGACCCTCAGGCTCGAGCTGGCGGAGCATCTACCCCATGTGCCCCTCAATCCCCTTGCCGTGGAGCAGGCCCTTGTGAACCTGATGCGCAACGCCGCCGAGTCCGGAAACAAGGGTCTTCTGGTCACAGTGAGGACCGAACTGACCGATTGGAGCGTTCGGGTGACCGTCTCGGACAATGGCCGGGGCATCTCCGACGAGCAGTTGAAGCATGTTTTCGATCCTTTCTTCACGACGCGGCTGGCTCGGGGCGGGACCGGTCTGGGATTGAGCATCGTGCACGGGATTATCACTGAGCAGGGTGGTATAATTGATGTCCACAGCCGGTTAGGCTCGGGGACGATGTTTACGATCGACTTGCCGCTGGCGATCCAGGATCTGGGAGAGGAGGGTCATGGCCAAGGTCCTTGTTGTTGA
- a CDS encoding phosphatidylserine/phosphatidylglycerophosphate/cardiolipin synthase family protein: MKPDVTRPAFLPARAGPRLAGMMAAVLLPAWAGCLPPLIPAPSGDDTVDSGIQVNGESVDTLLDRYTDTHLDPGSDMRLLTDGPESLAAFEQLINSAEQHIHIETLNFDDDMEKPRDIALEVAQLLAAKARQGVRIRMIVDPVVEGIITPPTVTQALSEANIEILGYVPMWTGPLMQALHRTHKKLILVDGKAAIIGGMNYGWLYLGEGQWRDTNALLTGPVVATMQAEFLRDWAYLGGNAGWDPSLYPTVEPAGSLGVRSIDQRPFQDDFDINNAILIALRSAKQSIAIETPYFNPTGWMLNELTAAAGRGVRITLLTNTQESTDIKDSYTLFTTYLGPLIDSGVHVFLWGQPRTLHSKALVVDNTLAMIGSYNLNWRSIAWDTENVAVVTDAASVTRVRAMIEADMTAELVFEVPPGSNWLNAVLATPAPAWLLALIPFF, encoded by the coding sequence ATGAAGCCGGATGTGACCCGACCCGCGTTCTTACCCGCCCGTGCGGGCCCAAGGCTGGCCGGCATGATGGCTGCCGTACTGCTGCCCGCGTGGGCAGGCTGTCTTCCGCCCTTGATCCCCGCCCCCAGCGGCGACGATACCGTCGATTCGGGCATTCAGGTCAACGGCGAGAGTGTCGACACCTTGCTCGACCGATACACCGACACCCACCTCGACCCCGGCAGCGACATGAGGTTACTGACCGATGGCCCGGAGTCGCTGGCCGCTTTCGAACAACTCATCAACTCGGCCGAACAGCACATCCACATCGAGACGCTCAACTTCGACGACGATATGGAGAAACCGCGGGATATCGCCCTGGAAGTGGCTCAACTCCTGGCCGCCAAGGCCCGCCAAGGCGTCCGCATCCGGATGATCGTCGATCCGGTGGTGGAAGGCATCATCACCCCTCCGACCGTCACCCAGGCGCTCTCCGAAGCCAACATCGAAATCCTCGGCTACGTGCCCATGTGGACCGGCCCGCTCATGCAGGCCCTTCACCGCACACACAAGAAGCTTATCCTGGTGGATGGCAAGGCGGCCATCATCGGCGGAATGAACTACGGTTGGCTCTACCTCGGTGAGGGACAATGGCGCGACACCAACGCCCTGCTCACCGGCCCGGTGGTGGCCACCATGCAAGCCGAGTTCCTGCGCGACTGGGCATACCTCGGCGGCAATGCCGGCTGGGATCCCAGCCTCTATCCGACCGTCGAACCCGCCGGCAGCCTGGGCGTGCGATCCATCGATCAGCGCCCCTTCCAAGATGACTTCGATATCAACAACGCCATCCTGATCGCCCTCCGCTCGGCGAAGCAGTCCATCGCCATCGAGACACCCTACTTCAACCCCACGGGCTGGATGCTGAATGAATTGACTGCCGCGGCAGGCCGGGGCGTGCGGATTACCCTGCTGACCAACACCCAGGAGTCCACCGACATCAAGGACTCCTATACCCTCTTCACCACCTATCTGGGCCCGCTGATCGACAGCGGAGTTCACGTCTTCCTCTGGGGCCAGCCGCGCACGCTGCACTCCAAGGCCCTGGTCGTGGACAATACCCTGGCCATGATCGGCTCGTACAACCTCAACTGGCGGAGCATCGCCTGGGATACGGAGAACGTGGCAGTTGTCACCGACGCGGCATCCGTCACCCGCGTCCGGGCCATGATCGAGGCCGACATGACCGCCGAGTTGGTGTTCGAGGTTCCGCCCGGGTCGAATTGGCTCAACGCAGTTCTGGCCACCCCCGCTCCCGCATGGCTGCTGGCCCTGATTCCCTTCTTCTGA
- the thpR gene encoding RNA 2',3'-cyclic phosphodiesterase: MRCFLAIELPEAVHERLRSLQDRLRAAAPGVRWTRPDQIHLTVKFLGEVPDDQLPNVCRAAELVAAACLPFGIRIGGTGCFPPHGPVRIVWAGLVDPPAGLLDCQQACESAFASLGYPPEDRRFHPHLTLGRVKASAVADDLRAAVAGESRFSGGSFAATELVVFQSILSASGPAYAVMSRVAFRGT; this comes from the coding sequence ATGCGCTGTTTCCTGGCGATCGAGTTGCCTGAGGCGGTCCATGAGCGTCTGCGGTCGCTGCAGGACCGGCTGCGTGCGGCGGCTCCAGGCGTGCGTTGGACCCGCCCGGACCAGATCCACCTGACCGTCAAGTTCCTGGGCGAGGTCCCCGACGATCAATTGCCGAACGTGTGTCGTGCTGCCGAGCTCGTGGCTGCCGCCTGTTTGCCTTTCGGCATTCGGATCGGCGGGACCGGCTGCTTCCCTCCCCACGGGCCCGTCCGGATCGTATGGGCGGGGCTGGTCGATCCACCGGCGGGGTTGCTCGATTGTCAGCAGGCCTGCGAGAGCGCTTTCGCATCTCTGGGGTATCCGCCTGAAGACCGCCGCTTTCATCCTCATCTGACCCTGGGGAGGGTGAAGGCCTCAGCCGTCGCGGACGATCTTCGGGCCGCGGTGGCTGGGGAATCGCGTTTCTCCGGCGGTTCATTCGCCGCGACGGAACTGGTTGTGTTTCAGTCGATCTTGTCGGCTTCGGGGCCGGCTTACGCGGTCATGAGCCGGGTTGCGTTTCGTGGTACCTGA
- a CDS encoding HEAT repeat domain-containing protein gives MATDPSIFTILRESADPAADDALLAALRQADPPTALAVIETLLVRQSRRGLFGLVESFHLLEEQLRQAVILDVDRLFGVLREAAQSRDEQLRLNVLSLIQEGRLFRASYLLDGCFRDRSVKVREAAAETLHHLAQDLLRLSADGVDGEASVGSEPVSVALDPAEMESRAEDRRQLVGAVEAGLATFDLHRQSVVVEVAMWFADDLGAASWAVFSAPGSRATQAAVTLLANSPSPRFVPFAMATLASTNARSQVAHLLNVCPDVSFLTEWTRQSWRLVEPKLARALVVVRELAWIDRRVIDVSQAPEEFQRLFPRWLLATGLSAERKTDALKEFYRRSDRVGRHAVVWALVHWLDPRADGFLRSLALQGDPELSCVARMELVRRRPADYPLSSMLPAETEGGAGKKPKETRPPPMTLDRYWEVFDCLSDQERGVQGREMLERVPDARRNLALRLGAASPTHRVRALRIMTVLGLVAEFEEHVYPLCHDPEAEVRSAAVAALGTLPSPTSRRLLNVALRDQDGRVQANAIEAVERLGVDGAASSGLLPLLKSPDNRVRANAVRALLKLGVRDAAETLLCMMVEKDRAQRVSALWLIENMGLFNLAKRVAHMAASDVDPQVRLRARGLIEQLVSSASGPIVSPLAGDRAGKEVVER, from the coding sequence ATGGCAACCGATCCATCCATTTTTACCATTTTGCGGGAGTCCGCGGATCCTGCCGCGGACGATGCCCTTCTGGCGGCGTTGCGGCAGGCTGATCCTCCTACCGCGTTGGCGGTGATCGAGACGTTGCTGGTTCGACAGAGCCGCCGGGGGTTGTTCGGGCTGGTGGAGAGCTTCCATCTCCTGGAGGAGCAGCTGCGTCAGGCGGTGATTCTGGATGTCGATCGGCTCTTTGGGGTGTTGCGTGAAGCGGCCCAATCGCGTGACGAACAACTGCGGCTGAATGTCCTGTCTTTGATCCAGGAAGGGCGGCTCTTCCGGGCATCCTATCTCCTGGACGGCTGCTTTCGCGATCGCTCCGTCAAGGTCCGCGAGGCCGCCGCGGAGACGCTCCACCATCTGGCCCAGGACCTGCTGAGGTTGTCCGCGGATGGCGTTGACGGCGAGGCCTCCGTCGGTTCGGAGCCGGTGAGCGTGGCCCTGGATCCGGCGGAGATGGAATCCCGGGCGGAGGATCGCAGGCAGCTGGTTGGAGCCGTTGAGGCTGGGCTGGCCACATTCGATCTTCATCGCCAGTCTGTCGTCGTCGAGGTTGCGATGTGGTTCGCCGACGATCTCGGGGCTGCCAGCTGGGCGGTGTTCTCGGCTCCCGGGAGCCGGGCGACGCAGGCGGCCGTGACGCTGCTGGCCAACTCACCCAGCCCTCGGTTCGTGCCCTTTGCGATGGCAACCCTGGCGTCGACGAACGCGCGCTCTCAGGTCGCCCATCTGCTGAACGTCTGTCCGGATGTGTCGTTCTTGACGGAGTGGACTCGCCAATCCTGGCGGCTGGTCGAGCCGAAGCTGGCCAGAGCTCTGGTTGTGGTACGTGAACTCGCCTGGATCGACCGGCGAGTGATCGATGTGTCCCAGGCTCCGGAGGAATTCCAGCGACTGTTTCCGCGATGGCTTCTAGCCACCGGGCTCTCAGCGGAACGCAAGACGGATGCGCTGAAGGAGTTCTACCGTCGATCGGATCGTGTCGGGCGACATGCTGTGGTGTGGGCGCTGGTACACTGGCTGGATCCGAGGGCTGACGGCTTCCTTCGCAGCCTGGCCTTGCAGGGCGATCCGGAGCTGAGTTGTGTCGCGCGCATGGAGCTGGTTCGCCGGCGGCCGGCGGACTATCCTCTGTCCTCCATGCTGCCGGCGGAAACGGAGGGTGGTGCCGGCAAGAAGCCGAAGGAAACACGGCCGCCTCCCATGACGTTGGATCGTTACTGGGAGGTTTTCGACTGCCTGAGCGATCAGGAGCGGGGTGTCCAGGGGCGGGAGATGCTGGAGCGAGTGCCGGACGCGCGGCGCAACCTGGCTCTCCGGTTGGGCGCCGCGTCGCCGACTCACCGGGTTCGGGCCCTGCGCATCATGACGGTGCTAGGCCTGGTGGCCGAATTCGAAGAGCATGTCTATCCGCTCTGCCATGATCCCGAGGCCGAGGTCCGCAGTGCCGCGGTCGCCGCTCTGGGCACCCTGCCCAGCCCAACCAGTCGGCGGCTGTTGAACGTTGCCCTCCGCGATCAGGATGGTCGCGTGCAGGCCAACGCGATCGAGGCGGTGGAAAGGCTGGGCGTTGACGGTGCGGCCAGCAGTGGCTTGCTGCCCTTGCTCAAGTCGCCGGACAACCGCGTGCGGGCCAATGCCGTCCGTGCCCTGTTGAAGCTCGGCGTTCGAGACGCGGCTGAGACCTTGCTGTGCATGATGGTGGAAAAGGACCGGGCTCAGCGAGTCAGCGCCTTGTGGTTGATTGAGAACATGGGGCTGTTCAATCTGGCCAAGCGTGTCGCCCACATGGCGGCCTCCGACGTTGATCCGCAGGTGCGCCTTCGGGCCCGCGGGCTGATCGAGCAGCTGGTGTCGTCCGCGTCCGGCCCGATAGTCTCGCCGCTGGCGGGGGACCGTGCAGGCAAGGAGGTGGTGGAGCGATGA
- a CDS encoding response regulator, which translates to MAKVLVVDDEAIFRRQVELGLRPDGHQIATAASGREAIDIGARFRPDVVLTDWMLRDDIHGLHVAHVLRAVFPEMQVILMTGFPSDHLRSEAAGVPTCGFLEKPFKLEKIQAAISAATTAAASAKPRRSLLAVLEVVVDGRILFANSGAQVLLAETQAGVAASHMTELFGAQIPNLDAAIDRWVVAHPIGTGPARWYLRSQEPVDGRSRLVLLRHQRESRTTSLALIEMLLGFRDYEHARWPFDGRVLIVDSDAMNRRWFISLLESVGAGCYAVESLEHALDLLRNDADLEFVLLDLDGSQADPAWMVASIREVASRVTIVASSLRNRMEECASLGIPHFIEKPWRIDDLINRLSGRIGNCAECGLPLPLRWPREGDVVGSWECAACGTIYSAVFDHGAASGMSLNARAITA; encoded by the coding sequence ATGGCCAAGGTCCTTGTTGTTGACGACGAGGCGATCTTTCGCCGCCAGGTGGAACTCGGACTTCGCCCTGACGGCCATCAAATCGCCACTGCCGCAAGCGGGCGAGAGGCAATCGACATCGGTGCGCGGTTTCGCCCCGACGTGGTCCTGACCGACTGGATGCTTCGAGATGACATTCACGGCTTGCACGTGGCTCACGTACTCCGAGCTGTCTTTCCGGAGATGCAGGTCATTCTCATGACCGGTTTTCCATCCGACCATCTGCGGTCCGAGGCCGCGGGTGTGCCGACGTGCGGTTTTCTGGAGAAGCCCTTCAAGCTGGAGAAGATCCAGGCGGCCATCTCGGCGGCGACTACCGCCGCGGCGTCGGCGAAGCCTCGGCGATCCCTGTTGGCTGTCCTGGAAGTGGTCGTGGACGGCCGGATCCTCTTTGCGAACTCGGGTGCCCAGGTCCTTTTGGCGGAGACCCAGGCCGGCGTCGCAGCCAGTCACATGACCGAGCTGTTTGGCGCCCAGATCCCCAATCTTGACGCCGCGATCGATCGCTGGGTCGTGGCTCACCCGATCGGGACGGGCCCCGCCCGATGGTATCTCCGGTCCCAGGAGCCCGTTGACGGCCGAAGCCGACTGGTGCTGCTTCGTCACCAGCGGGAATCCAGGACGACGAGCCTCGCGCTGATCGAGATGCTCCTGGGCTTTCGGGATTACGAGCACGCTCGCTGGCCGTTCGACGGCCGGGTGCTGATCGTGGATTCCGATGCGATGAACCGCCGCTGGTTCATTTCGCTGCTCGAGAGCGTCGGGGCGGGCTGCTACGCGGTGGAGTCGCTCGAGCACGCTCTCGACCTGCTCAGGAACGACGCCGATCTGGAGTTCGTCCTTCTCGATCTCGACGGCTCCCAGGCTGATCCCGCCTGGATGGTCGCGAGTATCCGGGAAGTCGCGAGCCGGGTGACGATCGTCGCCAGCAGTCTGAGGAATCGGATGGAGGAATGCGCGTCGCTGGGGATTCCGCATTTCATCGAGAAACCATGGCGAATCGACGATCTGATCAACCGCTTGAGCGGACGGATCGGCAACTGCGCCGAGTGCGGGCTGCCGCTTCCGTTGCGCTGGCCCCGGGAGGGCGACGTGGTCGGCTCGTGGGAGTGTGCCGCTTGCGGGACCATCTACTCGGCGGTGTTTGATCACGGGGCCGCGTCCGGCATGTCGCTCAACGCCCGGGCCATCACGGCCTGA
- a CDS encoding sulfotransferase domain-containing protein, with protein sequence MASPRRDYLTIVSGLPRSGTSMMMQMLDKGGIPALIDNIRQADEDNPKGYYEFEAVKQTKKDPSWLAQSQGKVVKMVHLLLLDLPPDRAYRVVFMHRDLREVVKSQNVMLERHGKGSDDLPDDKIVAMFEAQIEKVDRYIREHPCFRMLQVNYNEMLRSPGPQVQAVNEFLGGDLDTQAMLQVIDPALYRNRRA encoded by the coding sequence ATGGCAAGCCCACGGCGCGACTACTTGACCATCGTCTCCGGGCTGCCCCGTTCGGGCACCTCGATGATGATGCAGATGCTCGACAAGGGCGGCATTCCGGCCCTCATTGACAATATCCGCCAAGCGGACGAAGACAACCCCAAGGGCTATTATGAGTTCGAGGCCGTCAAGCAGACCAAGAAAGACCCCTCATGGCTCGCCCAATCGCAGGGCAAAGTAGTCAAGATGGTCCATCTGCTGCTGCTGGATCTGCCTCCAGACCGCGCGTACCGCGTGGTCTTCATGCACCGCGACCTGCGCGAAGTCGTCAAGAGCCAGAACGTCATGCTTGAACGCCATGGCAAGGGCAGCGACGACCTCCCCGATGATAAGATCGTGGCCATGTTCGAGGCCCAGATTGAAAAGGTCGACAGGTATATCCGCGAGCATCCGTGCTTCCGGATGCTCCAGGTCAACTACAATGAGATGCTGCGCAGCCCGGGGCCGCAGGTCCAGGCAGTCAATGAGTTCCTCGGCGGTGACCTGGACACCCAGGCCATGCTCCAGGTCATCGACCCCGCGTTGTACCGCAACCGGCGGGCCTGA